One window of the Melanotaenia boesemani isolate fMelBoe1 chromosome 14, fMelBoe1.pri, whole genome shotgun sequence genome contains the following:
- the nmu gene encoding neuromedin-U isoform X2, with amino-acid sequence MTTPRASVEGVCRKPSYFCDVRKCQKSLKEKKKKIIKRDKGQPGREMKTFQSQSQPAQRGAPSNLHSLSSSAMSLLSPASITLTALLILTIPACTGAPADIQQATTDQRQLHLQIDSVCSSYPSADLNSWASDVLGELCVLMLVQKSKELRVQENSKRAELQGPGGIESRGYFLYRPRNGRRSLEYE; translated from the exons ATGACGACGCCACGTGCCTCTGTGGAGGGTGTGTGTCGCAAGCCTTCATATTTCTGTGACGTGAGAAAGTGTCAGAAGagcttgaaagaaaaaaagaaaaaaataataaagcgcGACAAAGGCCAACCAGGGAGGGAGATGAAGACCTTCCAGAGCCAAAGCCAGCCTGCGCAGCGCGGAGCCCCCAGCAACCTGCACAGCCTCAGCAGCAGCGCCATGAGTTTACTCAGCCCGGCCAGCATCACTCTAACagccctcctcatcctcactaTACCAGCCTGTACGG GTGCTCCAGCAGATATTCAGCAGGCCACAACAGATCAGAGGCAGCTACATCTCCAG ATAGACTCTGTGTGCTCTTCTTACCCGTCTGCAGATCTGAACTCCTGG GCATCAGATGTCTTAGGAGAACTCTGTGTTTTGATGCTGGTTCAAAAATCAAAG GAGCTGAGAGTGCAAGAAAATAGTAAAAGG GCTGAACTGCAGGGACCTGGGGGAATTGAGAGCAGAGGCTACTTCCTCTATAGG CCACGAAATGGAAGACGATCCTTAGAATATGAATGA
- the nmu gene encoding neuromedin-U isoform X1, producing MTTPRASVEGVCRKPSYFCDVRKCQKSLKEKKKKIIKRDKGQPGREMKTFQSQSQPAQRGAPSNLHSLSSSAMSLLSPASITLTALLILTIPACTGAPADIQQATTDQRQLHLQIDSVCSSYPSADLNSWASDVLGELCVLMLVQKSKELRVQENSKRIPQLHPLLHLVSQLHTRRERGLSMRAELQGPGGIESRGYFLYRPRNGRRSLEYE from the exons ATGACGACGCCACGTGCCTCTGTGGAGGGTGTGTGTCGCAAGCCTTCATATTTCTGTGACGTGAGAAAGTGTCAGAAGagcttgaaagaaaaaaagaaaaaaataataaagcgcGACAAAGGCCAACCAGGGAGGGAGATGAAGACCTTCCAGAGCCAAAGCCAGCCTGCGCAGCGCGGAGCCCCCAGCAACCTGCACAGCCTCAGCAGCAGCGCCATGAGTTTACTCAGCCCGGCCAGCATCACTCTAACagccctcctcatcctcactaTACCAGCCTGTACGG GTGCTCCAGCAGATATTCAGCAGGCCACAACAGATCAGAGGCAGCTACATCTCCAG ATAGACTCTGTGTGCTCTTCTTACCCGTCTGCAGATCTGAACTCCTGG GCATCAGATGTCTTAGGAGAACTCTGTGTTTTGATGCTGGTTCAAAAATCAAAG GAGCTGAGAGTGCAAGAAAATAGTAAAAGG ATCCCTCAGTTGCACCCTCTTCTGCATCTAGTTTCTCAACTCCATACCAGAAGAGAGAGAGGACTCTCCATGCGT GCTGAACTGCAGGGACCTGGGGGAATTGAGAGCAGAGGCTACTTCCTCTATAGG CCACGAAATGGAAGACGATCCTTAGAATATGAATGA
- the clocka gene encoding circadian locomoter output cycles protein kaput, producing MTSSIDRDDGSIFDGLMEEDEKDKAKRVSRNKSEKKRRDQFNVLIKELGTMLPGNTRKMDKSTILQRSIDFLHKHKEIAAQSESTEIRQDWKPPFLSNEEFTQLMLEALDGFFLAIMTDGNIIYVSESVTSLLEHLPSDLLDQNLLNFLPPGEHSDVYKVLSSHVMDGETITPDYLKNRNQLEFCCHMLRGTVDPKESRVYEYVRFTGNFKSLNNVPNCTQNGFEGIIQRSLHSAFKDKVCLIATVRLAKPQFIKEMCTVEEPNEQFTSRHSLEWKFLFLDHRAPPIIGYLPFEVLGTSGYDYYHIDDLETLAKCHKHLMQYGKGKSSYYRFLTKGQQWIWLQTQYYITYHQWNSRPEFIFCTHTVVSYAEVRAEQRRELGIEESPPEIKADKHSQDSGSESRLDTYHSRTSSISSRSSRKSSHTAASDPPSSQMNLQENRSTPAQQSPAVEMTLQRRPSASREPSIGCQNTGQSAAMVSQQQQQQQQQQLQTSQSVQFSSQLEAMQHLKEQLEQRTRMIEANIQKQLDELRQIQEELQRVQGQSLQMLQVQKGPGGQNLSSAQMAQGSSGQHGGALSMQGQVVSAGPLQNSIQPQQHAIQSQSQQQTLVREQSTALSQSQRSTLTLQPQQNPLSASLYNTMVIQQQNPANVVQIATSLAQNTGPNTPAVATFAQDHAAQIRFPTGPPLLTKVVAGQVACGAVMVPTTMLMSQVMTAFAPQQGQTQTISISQQPQQQEQQIKPQSQVSAMQTGQAPLTQQQPQFLQAPQLLHGNQPTQLIFQTAFPLQQQSTFTAAAQQQRQQQLQQQKQQRLSTHRSESLSDRSATQPQ from the exons atgacctccagcattGACCG AGATGATGGCAGCATCTTTGATGGGTTAATGGAAGAAGATGAAAAGGACAAAGCGAAACG CGTGTCCCGCAACAAGTCTGAGAAGAAGCGCAGAGACCAGTTCAATGTCCTCATCAAGGAGCTGGGGACCATGTTGCCAGGCAACACCCGCAAGATGGACAAATCTACTATTTTGCAGAGAAGCATTGACTTTCTACATAAACACAAAG AAATCGCTGCTCAGTCTGAATCAACTGAGATCAGACAAGACTGGAAACCTCCTTTTCTTAGTAATGAAGAGTTCACTCAGCTGATGTTGGAG GCATTGGATGGATTTTTCCTTGCAATTATGACAGATGGGAATATAATCTACGTCTCAGAGAGCGTGACATCCCTTCTAGAACATTTACCT TCTGATCTTTTAGATCAAAATCTGTTAAACTTCCTGCCTCCGGGGGAGCATTCTGATGTCTACAAGGTTCTGTCCTCTCATGTCATGGACGGAGAGACGATTACACCTGACTATCTAAAAA atagAAATCAGCTAGAGTTCTGTTGCCACATGCTTCGAGGGACAGTCGATCCCAAAGAGTCCCGCGTGTATGAATATGTCAGGTTTACTGGAAACTTCAAGTCCCTAAATAATG TGCCTAACTGTACCCAAAATGGATTTGAAGGAATCATCCAGCGATCACTTCACTCTGCCTTTAAAGACAAAGTGTGTCTCATTGCGACTGTGAGGTTGGCCAAACCACAGTTTATCAAG GAGATGTGCACTGTAGAAGAGCCTAATGAGCAATTTACCTCAAGGCATAGTTTAGAGTGGAAATTTCTCTTCTTGGACCACAG AGCTCCACCCATCATAGGTTACCTCCCATTTGAGGTCCTGGGGACGTCTGGGTACGACTACTACCACATAGATGATCTGGAGACACTGGCCAAATGCCACAAACACT TAATGCAATATGGCAAAGGAAAGTCCAGCTATTACAGATTCCTTACCAAAGGGCAGCAGTGGATTTGGCTGCAGACCCAGTACTACATCACTTATCACCAGTGGAACTCTAGACCAGAGTTTATTTTCTGCACACACACTGTTGTGAG TTATGCTGAAGTCAGAGCGGAGCAGCGCAGAGAACTTGGAATTGAAGAATCACCACCTGAGATCAAAGCAGACAAG CATTCGCAGGATTCAGGCTCTGAGTCCCGCCTCGACACTTACCACAGCCGGACCTCCTCGATCTCGTCTCGCAGCTCACGCAAATCCTCACATACTGCTGCATCTGACCCACCCT CATCACAGATGAATCTTCAGGAAAACAGAAGCACACCAGCTCAACAGTCCCCTGCCGTGGAGATGACGTTGCAGCGAAGACCATCGGCCAGCAGAGAG CCATCGATTGGCTGCCAAAACACAGGGCAGAGTGCAGCCATGGTttcacagcagcaacaacaacaacaacaacaacaacttcaaACCAGCCAA TCAGTGCAGTTCTCCAGCCAGCTGGAAGCCATGCAGCACCTGaaagagcagctggagcagaggACCAGGATGATAGAGGCCAATATTCAGAAGCAGCTGGACGAGCTACGGCAGATCCAGGAGGAACTGCAGAGGGTGCAAGGACAAAGTCTGCAG ATGCTCCAGGTGCAGAAAGGACCAGGTGGACAAAATCTCAGCTCTGCTCAGATGGCCCAGGGAAGCTCTGGGCAGCATGGGGGGGCACTTAGCATGCAGGGTCAGGTGGTCTCTGCAGGGCCTCTACAGAACAGCATACAACCACAACAACATGCTATTCAGTCCCAGTCACAACAGCAAACGCTTGTTAGGGAACAGAGCACAGCGCTCTCCCAG TCTCAGCGGTCGACTCTTACTCTGCAGCCTCAACAAAACCCCCTTTCAGCCTCTCTCTACAACACAATGGTGATCCAGCAGCAAAATCCTGCTAATGTGGTTCAGATTGCCACTAGCCTGGCACAGAATACTGGACCCAACACTCCTGCTGTGGCAACCTTTGCACAGGACCATGCAGCTCAGATAAg GTTTCCTACTGGTCCTCCGCTACTGACTAAAGTAGTAGCTGGACAGGTGGCCTGTGGGGCAGTCATGGTCCCCACAACCATGTTAATGAGTCAAGTGATGACGGCCTTTGCTCCTCAGCAGGGCCAGACACAGACTATAAGTATTTCCCAGCAGCCACAACAACAGGAGCAGCAGATAAAACCACAGTCACAAGTTTCAGCCATGCAGACAGGACAGGCTCCACTGACCCAGCAGCAACCACAGTTTCTACAG GCACCTCAGCTCCTTCATGGAAACCAGCCCACACAGCTGATCTTCCAGACAGCGTTTCCTCTACAGCAACAGAGTACCTTCACCGCTGCAGCCCAGCAGCAGCGACAGCAACAGTTGCAACAGCAGAAACAGCAACGACTTTCCACTCACAGATCAGAGAGTTTATCTGACCGCTCTGCTACACAGCCACAGTAG